The proteins below are encoded in one region of Gambusia affinis linkage group LG07, SWU_Gaff_1.0, whole genome shotgun sequence:
- the LOC122833683 gene encoding uncharacterized protein LOC122833683 isoform X1, which yields MDPDQEKDQQGGQLEAHCVALPEDGSPTLEEHLADGKDIGKVGSNVFQETISDNMVSGDHGEVPRCSSPPQSVDCSTSSSVSSSQDDWASSFSGSCISSSSGSSSLNDWASSSSCSSVTSYSKDEVGSDWTTSYGSISTTSCSPTVDRPYAELEMAQKLQEDIFHLTSLEEPILSPDDSRPFGVSKRHQVGLVGDETRGTLVTGKNGKRTMDSDSEEEPPAKRTRDSDAEEELSSKRTRDSDDDEEAPPAKRTRDSVSEEEPSAKSTGEHQPRDELPSKRTRDSGAEEEIPPKRSRNSDHEEEPFLSPSTNVLCEDSFQSSPDRSPSPMSLWGDHLFSPFGLSPMSASEDPILSSPVFSPSPRLPCEGPIVSVYAISPPISEDPILSSPVLSCPPRTACEDPIVSSPVVSTSPATYCKIPSATFPCFCVWMKSQMDREEEPIPSTSGIGSDGIRGRESPRQVWFRPHYDLSSDDSD from the exons ATGGATCCTGACCAGGAGAAGGACCAGCAGGGAGGTCAGCTGGAAG CTCATTGTGTAGCTCTTCCAGAAGACGGATCCCCAACGTTGGAGGAACATCTAGCCGATGGTAAGGATATTGGTAAGGTGgggtcaaatgttttccaagaaACCATATCAGACAACATGGTTTCTGGAGATCATGGAGAGGTGCCGAGGTGTAGTTCACCTCCGCAGTCTGTTGACTGTAGTACCAGCTCCAGTGTTAGCTCCAGTCAAGATGACTGGGCTAGCAGTTTCAGTGGTAGCTGTATTAGCAGCTCCAGTGGTAGCTCCAGTCTAAATGACTGGGCTAGCAGCTCCAGTTGTAGCTCTGTTACCAGCTACAGTAAAGATGAGGTAGGTAGTGATTGGACTACCAGTTACGGAAGTATCAGTACTACCAGCTGCAGTCCTACGGTGGACCGTCCTTACGCTGAGCTTGAGATGGCTCAGAAGCTTCAAGAGGACATTTTTCACTTGACCTCACTTGAAGAGCCCATTTTGAGTCCAGATGATTCCAGACCTTTTGGTGTCTCGAAACGTCATCAGGTAGGTTTGGTAGGGGATGAGACTCGTGGGACATTGGTGACTGGCAAAAACGGAAAGAGGACAATGGACAGTGACTCTGAGGAGGAGCCCCCTGCCAAGAGGACTAGGGACAGTGATGCTGAAGAGGAGCTCTCCTCCAAGAGAACCagggacagtgatgatgatgaagaggcGCCCCCAGCCAAGAGGACAAGGGACAGTGTTTCTGAAGAGGAGCCCTCTGCCAAAAGCACCGGGGAGCATCAACCTAGAGATGAGCTCCCGTCCAAGAGGACCAGGGACAGTGGTGCTGAAGAGGAGATCCCTCCCAAGAGGTCCCGGAACAGCGATCATGAAGAGGAACCTTTTCTCAGTCCCTCCACAAATGTGTTGTGTGAGGATTCTTTTCAGTCATCCCCTGACCGCAGTCCCTCCCCCATGTCATTGTGGGGGGATCACCTTTTTTCACCCTTTGGTCTTTCACCTATGAGTGCAAGTGAGGATCCCATTCTGTCCTCCCCTGTCTTCAGTCCCTCGCCAAGATTACCATGTGAAGGTCCCATTGTGTCTGTTTATGCCATCAGTCCCCCAATCAGTGAAGATCCTATTTTGTCATCCCCCGTCCTCAGTTGTCCACCAAGGACAGCTTGTGAGGATCCCATTGTGTCTTCCCCTGTCGTGAGTACTTCCCCAGCAACATACTGCAAAATTCCAAGTGCGACATTCCcttgtttttgtgtctggatGAAGTCTCAAATGGACAGAGAAGAGGAACCAATACCCTCAACATCTGGAATTGGATCTGATGGAATTAGAGGAAGAGAGAGTCCCAGACAAGTGTGGTTTAGACCTCACTACGACTTGTCAAGTGATGACTCTGATTAG
- the g0s2 gene encoding G0/G1 switch protein 2 produces the protein METMQELIPFAKEILRQRANRKLLKVYLLGSVLAVLGTAIGLVETLCHPFSSGEPLDTEMLLMLASEQREVEADAQAQPTLKAGGNEEEEEEEELVPESQANTKIHRLSQRNLANRLHAS, from the coding sequence ATGGAAACCATGCAGGAGTTGATTCCATTTGCGAAGGAGATTCTCCGTCAGAGAGCCAACCGGAAGCTGCTGAAGGTTTACCTGCTGGGCTCCGTGCTGGCGGTGCTGGGCACGGCCATCGGGCTGGTCGAGACTCTCTGCCACCCCTTCTCCTCAGGTGAGCCGCTGGATACAGAGATGCTGCTCATGTTGGCCTCGGAGCAGAGAGAAGTTGAAGCTGATGCACAAGCACAGCCCACCCTGAAAGCCGGGGGaaacgaggaggaagaggaagaagaggagcttGTTCCAGAGAGCCAAGCAAACACTAAGATCCATAGACTCAGCCAGCGAAACTTGGCCAACCGCCTGCATGCTTCCTAA
- the LOC122833696 gene encoding kallikrein 1-related peptidase b11-like isoform X2 — translation MALLTVLLLLLGVAVSSASLQKRIIGGQNCKDDERQYHVKVYRYDHTKYEICGGSLISDQWVLTAAHCWNSDPSWVNEAHVGLHPKRTPKKMYPITQREVYRDSNGRYHDIMLLKLPEKTTIRPIKLPDCPDTLPLGTKVQFAGYGDAKVGFFNKRVKHRPNDLQCAEFKIGKHEKLEKELAKHEDTEFSYQKWYSVSSSKKDTAFGDSGGGFVFKNRLYGVCVFTGDPLYALSKPSAFLDVCAYKKWIDDTINQKP, via the exons ATGGCTCTGCTGacagttctgctgctgctgctg GGCGTGGCAGTGAGCTCAGCGTCTCTGCAGAAGAGGATTATTGGAGGTCAGAACTGTAAAGACGATGAGCGGCAGTATCACGTGAAGGTCTATAGATATGAtcacacaaaatatgaaatctGTGGAGGTTCTCTGATCAGTGATCAGTGGGTTCTGACTGCAGCTCACTGCTGGAACTCAGATCCATCATG GGTTAATGAGGCACATGTAGGACTTCATCCTAAACGTACTCCAAAGAAGATGTATCCAATCACTCAACGTGAGGTTTATAGAGACAGCAACGGTCGCTATCATGACATCATGCTCCTGAAGCTgccagaaaaaacaacaatccgACCAATCAAACTACCTGACTGTCCAGATACTCTCCCACT TGGCACCAAGGTTCAGTTTGCAGGTTATGGAGATGCAAAAGTTGgcttttttaacaaaagag TCAAACATCGTCCAAATGATCTTCAGTGTGCAGAGTTTAAGATTGGTAAACATGAAAAGTTGGAAAAGGAACTGGCAAAACACGAGGACACCGAGTTCAGTTACCAGAAGTGGTACAGTGTGAGCAGCTCTAAGAAGGACACAGCTTTC GGCGACTCTGGTGGAGGATTTGTGTTCAAGAACAGGCTGTACGGCGTTTGTGTCTTCACTGGAGATCCACTGTATGCACTCAGTAAACCAAGTGCTTTCCTGGATGTCTGTGCCTACAAAAAGTGGATAGATGACACAATTAACCAAAAACCCTAA
- the ldlrad2 gene encoding low-density lipoprotein receptor class A domain-containing protein 2 yields MMGLKPPNCHLLLLLCFNSLCCSAIESVNLVDFCGQTIRRDGMIVKSHQESKKYYFVTMGTDCHLTMQASSPKDKVQFYFRFFLVYSLLRVAPLSPAPLVQESSRSSAFLNSRLDPTSGESPEDPCYAGSYLQFYDGRDRSSPALGPPLCGKTAPRPVLSTGNYLTLRLVTRGTQPRVDFVGDFTSFRLGFNQSECRSEPYFTCRNGKCIPVSLVCGDKDVDNCGDGSDLEENLTGCKGQLSPTERPPQISTPTLSLVSLPTHVGGTCMNCSVTGSSLRRESVTASSSSLLALYIVLGVVAGGLVLCWCCWSPAWLLWRLSICRFLPCCKSTCASCTFFPCNSANTKEQRVAKVSPHTPASRNPPDTPASADDNPC; encoded by the exons ATGATGGGGCTGAAACCTCCGAATTGCCATCTGCTGCTCCTGCTCTGCTTCAACTCTCTCTGTTGTTCCGCCATCGAATCGG TGAATCTGGTGGATTTCTGTGGCCAAACAATCCGGAGAGACGGAATGATCGTCAAGTCACACCAGGAATCCAAAAAGTACTACTTTGTGACCATGGGAACAGACTGTCACCTCACCATGCAGGCCAGCTCGCCTAAAGACAAGGTCCAGTTCTACTTCCGCTTCTTCCTAGTCTACAGTTTGCTCAGAGTGGCTCCTTTAAGCCCCGCCCCTCTCGTCCAAGAGTCCTCACGCAGCTCCGCCTTTCTCAACTCAAGACTTGATCCCACGTCCGGTGAAAGCCCAGAAGACCCGTGTTATGCCGGCTCCTACCTTCAGTTCTATGACGGAAGAGACCGTAGCTCCCCAGCTCTTGGGCCTCCTCTCTGTGGGAAGACTGCTCCCCGGCCAGTTCTGTCCACAGGAAACTATTTGACCCTCAGGCTGGTGACGCGGGGGACTCAGCCCAGGGTTGATTTTGTTGGAGACTTCACCTCCTTCAGACTGG ggttcaaccaatcagagtgcAGAAGTGAGCCCTACTTCACCTGTAGAAATGGGAAGTGCATCCCCGTCAGTCTTGTGTGTGGCGATAAAGACGTTGACAACTGTGGAGATGGAAGTGACTTGGAGGAAAATCTAACAGGCTGCAAAG GTCAGCTTTCACCCACTGAACGTCCGCCCCAGATTTCTACACCAACCCTGTCCTTGGTGAGTCTGCCAACCCACGTTGGTGGGACGTGTATGAACTGCAGTGTAACAGGCAGCAGTCTGAGGCGGGAGTCAGTAACCG CCTCCTCCTCGTCCCTGCTGGCTTTATACATCGTCCTGGGTGTAGTGGCGGGGGGCTTGGTtctctgctggtgctgctggtcgCCTGCCTGGTTACTGTGGCGGCTCAGCATCTGCCGCTTCTTGCCGTGCTGCAAGTCAACCTGCGCCTCCTGCACTTTCTTCCCCTGCAACAGTGCAAACACCAAGGAGCAGCGAGTGGCAAAGGTCAGCCCTCACACGCCGGCCAGCAGGAACCCCCCGGACACGCCGGCCAGCGCCGACGACAATCCGTGTTGA
- the LOC122833683 gene encoding uncharacterized protein LOC122833683 isoform X2 — MDPDQEKDQQGAHCVALPEDGSPTLEEHLADGKDIGKVGSNVFQETISDNMVSGDHGEVPRCSSPPQSVDCSTSSSVSSSQDDWASSFSGSCISSSSGSSSLNDWASSSSCSSVTSYSKDEVGSDWTTSYGSISTTSCSPTVDRPYAELEMAQKLQEDIFHLTSLEEPILSPDDSRPFGVSKRHQVGLVGDETRGTLVTGKNGKRTMDSDSEEEPPAKRTRDSDAEEELSSKRTRDSDDDEEAPPAKRTRDSVSEEEPSAKSTGEHQPRDELPSKRTRDSGAEEEIPPKRSRNSDHEEEPFLSPSTNVLCEDSFQSSPDRSPSPMSLWGDHLFSPFGLSPMSASEDPILSSPVFSPSPRLPCEGPIVSVYAISPPISEDPILSSPVLSCPPRTACEDPIVSSPVVSTSPATYCKIPSATFPCFCVWMKSQMDREEEPIPSTSGIGSDGIRGRESPRQVWFRPHYDLSSDDSD; from the exons ATGGATCCTGACCAGGAGAAGGACCAGCAGGGAG CTCATTGTGTAGCTCTTCCAGAAGACGGATCCCCAACGTTGGAGGAACATCTAGCCGATGGTAAGGATATTGGTAAGGTGgggtcaaatgttttccaagaaACCATATCAGACAACATGGTTTCTGGAGATCATGGAGAGGTGCCGAGGTGTAGTTCACCTCCGCAGTCTGTTGACTGTAGTACCAGCTCCAGTGTTAGCTCCAGTCAAGATGACTGGGCTAGCAGTTTCAGTGGTAGCTGTATTAGCAGCTCCAGTGGTAGCTCCAGTCTAAATGACTGGGCTAGCAGCTCCAGTTGTAGCTCTGTTACCAGCTACAGTAAAGATGAGGTAGGTAGTGATTGGACTACCAGTTACGGAAGTATCAGTACTACCAGCTGCAGTCCTACGGTGGACCGTCCTTACGCTGAGCTTGAGATGGCTCAGAAGCTTCAAGAGGACATTTTTCACTTGACCTCACTTGAAGAGCCCATTTTGAGTCCAGATGATTCCAGACCTTTTGGTGTCTCGAAACGTCATCAGGTAGGTTTGGTAGGGGATGAGACTCGTGGGACATTGGTGACTGGCAAAAACGGAAAGAGGACAATGGACAGTGACTCTGAGGAGGAGCCCCCTGCCAAGAGGACTAGGGACAGTGATGCTGAAGAGGAGCTCTCCTCCAAGAGAACCagggacagtgatgatgatgaagaggcGCCCCCAGCCAAGAGGACAAGGGACAGTGTTTCTGAAGAGGAGCCCTCTGCCAAAAGCACCGGGGAGCATCAACCTAGAGATGAGCTCCCGTCCAAGAGGACCAGGGACAGTGGTGCTGAAGAGGAGATCCCTCCCAAGAGGTCCCGGAACAGCGATCATGAAGAGGAACCTTTTCTCAGTCCCTCCACAAATGTGTTGTGTGAGGATTCTTTTCAGTCATCCCCTGACCGCAGTCCCTCCCCCATGTCATTGTGGGGGGATCACCTTTTTTCACCCTTTGGTCTTTCACCTATGAGTGCAAGTGAGGATCCCATTCTGTCCTCCCCTGTCTTCAGTCCCTCGCCAAGATTACCATGTGAAGGTCCCATTGTGTCTGTTTATGCCATCAGTCCCCCAATCAGTGAAGATCCTATTTTGTCATCCCCCGTCCTCAGTTGTCCACCAAGGACAGCTTGTGAGGATCCCATTGTGTCTTCCCCTGTCGTGAGTACTTCCCCAGCAACATACTGCAAAATTCCAAGTGCGACATTCCcttgtttttgtgtctggatGAAGTCTCAAATGGACAGAGAAGAGGAACCAATACCCTCAACATCTGGAATTGGATCTGATGGAATTAGAGGAAGAGAGAGTCCCAGACAAGTGTGGTTTAGACCTCACTACGACTTGTCAAGTGATGACTCTGATTAG
- the LOC122833696 gene encoding arginine esterase-like isoform X1, which yields MALLTVLLLLLLGVAVSSASLQKRIIGGQNCKDDERQYHVKVYRYDHTKYEICGGSLISDQWVLTAAHCWNSDPSWVNEAHVGLHPKRTPKKMYPITQREVYRDSNGRYHDIMLLKLPEKTTIRPIKLPDCPDTLPLGTKVQFAGYGDAKVGFFNKRVKHRPNDLQCAEFKIGKHEKLEKELAKHEDTEFSYQKWYSVSSSKKDTAFGDSGGGFVFKNRLYGVCVFTGDPLYALSKPSAFLDVCAYKKWIDDTINQKP from the exons ATGGCTCTGCTGacagttctgctgctgctgctgctgg GCGTGGCAGTGAGCTCAGCGTCTCTGCAGAAGAGGATTATTGGAGGTCAGAACTGTAAAGACGATGAGCGGCAGTATCACGTGAAGGTCTATAGATATGAtcacacaaaatatgaaatctGTGGAGGTTCTCTGATCAGTGATCAGTGGGTTCTGACTGCAGCTCACTGCTGGAACTCAGATCCATCATG GGTTAATGAGGCACATGTAGGACTTCATCCTAAACGTACTCCAAAGAAGATGTATCCAATCACTCAACGTGAGGTTTATAGAGACAGCAACGGTCGCTATCATGACATCATGCTCCTGAAGCTgccagaaaaaacaacaatccgACCAATCAAACTACCTGACTGTCCAGATACTCTCCCACT TGGCACCAAGGTTCAGTTTGCAGGTTATGGAGATGCAAAAGTTGgcttttttaacaaaagag TCAAACATCGTCCAAATGATCTTCAGTGTGCAGAGTTTAAGATTGGTAAACATGAAAAGTTGGAAAAGGAACTGGCAAAACACGAGGACACCGAGTTCAGTTACCAGAAGTGGTACAGTGTGAGCAGCTCTAAGAAGGACACAGCTTTC GGCGACTCTGGTGGAGGATTTGTGTTCAAGAACAGGCTGTACGGCGTTTGTGTCTTCACTGGAGATCCACTGTATGCACTCAGTAAACCAAGTGCTTTCCTGGATGTCTGTGCCTACAAAAAGTGGATAGATGACACAATTAACCAAAAACCCTAA